In Arthrobacter sp. QXT-31, one genomic interval encodes:
- a CDS encoding sigma-70 family RNA polymerase sigma factor gives MPETPPSYSVTGPPRGPSPQGPPTGRLHDAFENQLVLNYLDLAESLASRYAARGRERSDLVQVAYLGLVKAARGFDQEKGESFPAYAAPTISGELKRFLRDRCWTVRPPRRVQDVRTQMLHTAPDMAQSLGRVPSEQELAEELGVTAADVREAQAAASSMHPDSLDSPDPWGGPSMGEGLVSPDQPIEHLEELVCLNQAIQELEPDDREMLYRRYFREETQVELGKRFGISQMQVSRRLSRILVWLQRRLLDEEGRSGEAGAGSTGSAR, from the coding sequence ATGCCAGAAACTCCGCCTTCTTACTCCGTGACCGGCCCGCCCCGCGGGCCATCCCCGCAGGGGCCTCCCACGGGCCGCCTGCATGACGCCTTCGAGAACCAGCTGGTCCTCAATTACCTGGACCTGGCGGAGTCGCTTGCCTCGCGCTACGCTGCCCGCGGACGGGAGCGTTCGGACCTGGTCCAGGTGGCCTATCTGGGCCTCGTCAAGGCTGCCCGCGGCTTCGACCAGGAGAAGGGTGAAAGCTTTCCGGCGTACGCCGCGCCCACGATCAGCGGCGAACTCAAGCGGTTTCTGCGGGACCGGTGCTGGACCGTGCGGCCGCCCCGGCGGGTCCAGGACGTCCGGACGCAGATGCTGCACACCGCCCCTGACATGGCCCAGTCGCTGGGCCGCGTTCCGTCGGAGCAGGAACTGGCGGAGGAACTGGGGGTCACCGCCGCCGACGTGCGGGAGGCCCAGGCCGCGGCAAGCAGCATGCATCCCGACTCGCTGGACAGCCCCGATCCGTGGGGCGGGCCGAGCATGGGCGAAGGGCTGGTCTCGCCCGACCAGCCGATAGAGCACCTCGAAGAACTCGTGTGCCTCAACCAGGCCATCCAGGAACTGGAGCCTGATGACCGGGAGATGCTGTACCGGCGCTACTTCCGCGAGGAGACCCAGGTGGAGCTGGGCAAGCGGTTCGGCATTTCCCAGATGCAGGTGTCCCGGCGCCTGTCCCGGATCCTCGTATGGCTGCAGCGCAGGCTGCTCGATGAGGAGGGCCGCAGCGGGGAGGCGGGCGCCGGCAGCACCGGCAGCGCCCGCTAG
- a CDS encoding glycosyltransferase family 9 protein, protein MEARNGKHEQPVLLVLRALKLGDLLVAVPALRALHRAYPEHRLLYAAQGWLEEALELVGGYELLPTHGLDVPIPIDAGKVDIAVNLHGSGPESEARLAAVRPRTLIGHRTPERPGPAWMEDIHERERWTRLLQWHGIDAEPDDFRLLPPAVPGPCPGATVLHVGAAYGSRLWPEHRFAEVARALADDGHEVVFTGSTGERPRALDVARLAGLPETQVLAGRLRLAEFMAAIAEARLVVSADTGAAHLASAYSRPSVVLFGPAPAEVWGPPPGPHIVLTDAQARRGDTFAATPDPALLAVTVEDVLSAVGQLRLA, encoded by the coding sequence GTGGAAGCACGGAACGGCAAGCACGAACAACCTGTCCTGCTGGTCCTGCGGGCACTAAAGCTCGGTGACCTGCTGGTTGCTGTGCCGGCGCTCCGCGCGCTGCACCGCGCTTATCCGGAACACCGCCTTCTCTACGCCGCCCAAGGCTGGCTGGAAGAGGCACTGGAACTCGTGGGCGGGTACGAACTGCTTCCGACCCATGGCCTGGATGTTCCAATTCCCATCGATGCAGGCAAGGTGGATATCGCGGTAAACCTGCATGGCAGCGGACCCGAAAGCGAAGCCCGGCTCGCTGCCGTCCGGCCCCGGACGCTCATTGGCCACCGGACCCCGGAACGGCCGGGCCCGGCATGGATGGAGGACATCCACGAGCGTGAGCGGTGGACCAGGTTGCTGCAGTGGCACGGCATCGACGCAGAACCTGACGATTTCCGGCTCCTCCCGCCAGCCGTTCCCGGCCCCTGTCCCGGCGCCACTGTACTGCACGTGGGGGCCGCCTACGGCAGCCGGCTATGGCCCGAGCACCGCTTCGCCGAGGTCGCCCGCGCGCTCGCCGACGATGGGCACGAGGTGGTGTTCACCGGAAGCACGGGAGAACGGCCGCGGGCGCTGGACGTGGCCCGGCTGGCCGGCCTTCCCGAGACGCAGGTGCTCGCGGGCAGGCTGCGGCTGGCCGAGTTCATGGCCGCCATCGCGGAAGCCCGGCTTGTGGTGTCGGCGGATACCGGCGCGGCGCATCTCGCCTCTGCCTACTCGCGGCCTTCAGTGGTGCTTTTCGGCCCGGCTCCGGCCGAGGTGTGGGGGCCTCCGCCCGGCCCGCACATCGTGCTGACCGACGCCCAGGCACGCCGTGGCGACACATTTGCCGCCACCCCTGATCCGGCCCTGCTGGCAGTCACCGTGGAGGACGTCCTGTCCGCCGTCGGGCAGCTCCGGCTCGCCTGA
- a CDS encoding NAD-dependent epimerase/dehydratase family protein, producing the protein MRIAITGASGNAGTALLRRLHEARAECPGGLELVGISRRAPDSTRLPYAGVEWHTLDVGDAGAKQELARAFAGADAVVHLAWQIQPNRDLPQLHRTNVTGTANMLAAAREAGVSHIVCASSVGAYSKAPKDRRVDESWPAGGIEGSHYSRDKAEQEKLLDEFAADNPSIAVARLRPGLIFQAKAGSEIGRYFLGWIHPRFVPRRPALPILPIPEELVFQAVHADDVADAYWRVLRNRASGAFNVAAEPVITPQNLARLFSAKRILPVPVRALHAFVDATWRLRLQQTDSGWVEMAAGAPIMDTRRIREELGWEPHTASLEAVREVIDGMGKGAGVPESPPLKPRRSLLGLIRRG; encoded by the coding sequence ATGCGTATCGCGATCACGGGCGCCAGCGGCAATGCAGGGACGGCGCTGCTGCGCAGACTCCATGAGGCCCGAGCGGAATGCCCGGGCGGGCTGGAGCTGGTGGGCATCAGCCGGCGCGCCCCGGACAGCACGCGGCTGCCCTACGCCGGCGTCGAGTGGCACACCCTTGATGTGGGCGACGCCGGTGCGAAACAGGAACTGGCCCGGGCCTTTGCAGGGGCCGACGCGGTGGTGCACCTTGCCTGGCAGATCCAGCCGAACCGGGACCTCCCGCAATTGCACCGCACCAACGTCACCGGCACGGCGAACATGCTGGCAGCGGCCAGGGAAGCCGGCGTCAGCCACATTGTGTGCGCTTCGTCCGTGGGGGCGTACAGCAAGGCGCCAAAGGACCGCCGGGTGGACGAATCCTGGCCGGCAGGAGGCATTGAGGGCTCACATTACAGCCGGGACAAAGCGGAGCAGGAGAAGCTGCTGGACGAGTTCGCGGCGGACAATCCCTCGATCGCCGTGGCCAGGCTGCGCCCCGGGCTCATCTTCCAGGCCAAGGCCGGCAGCGAAATCGGCCGCTACTTCCTCGGGTGGATTCACCCCAGGTTCGTCCCGCGCCGGCCGGCACTGCCGATTTTGCCGATTCCCGAGGAACTGGTCTTCCAGGCGGTGCATGCCGACGACGTCGCGGACGCCTACTGGCGCGTGCTCAGGAACAGGGCCAGCGGAGCCTTCAATGTGGCCGCAGAACCTGTGATCACGCCGCAGAACCTCGCCAGGCTCTTTTCCGCCAAGCGGATCCTTCCGGTCCCCGTCCGCGCGCTCCATGCCTTCGTTGATGCAACCTGGCGACTGCGGCTGCAGCAGACCGACTCGGGATGGGTGGAGATGGCGGCCGGCGCGCCGATCATGGACACCCGCCGGATCCGGGAGGAGCTGGGCTGGGAGCCGCACACGGCGTCGCTGGAAGCCGTCCGCGAGGTGATAGACGGCATGGGCAAAGGCGCCGGCGTGCCGGAGTCTCCACCGCTCAAACCCCGGCGCAGCCTCCTCGGCCTCATCCGCCGGGGCTAA